A DNA window from Paralichthys olivaceus isolate ysfri-2021 chromosome 3, ASM2471397v2, whole genome shotgun sequence contains the following coding sequences:
- the LOC138407206 gene encoding homeodomain-interacting protein kinase 1-like, translating to MGALPAGRPVQCNALALILSFRFLAQTPDIEVGDVLQSSSTSYLVLDFIGEGTFEKNIASRNLSTDEEVAVKILKKDTKSAQGTKHEVTMLNLTRGLDVDRTNMVRFYEEFQHMEKTCLVFERLDLSLFDLILQRDCQPLPLYEIRPVAKQLLVALDALKVLGVLHADIKPDNIMFINMQDQPLRVKLIEFGCALIASKVKVGMYIQPYGYRAPEISLGLPFSEAVDVWGVGCTLAFLYLAEHLFDIDCEYQMMKCIVTLLGQPQDKLLRTASGSLLKRRLKVLLHGD from the exons atgggtgccttgccagctgggcgCCCCGTCCagtgcaatgcattggcacttatattatcgttccgcttcc ttgcaCAGACACCTGACATTGAGGTCGGCGATGTGCTTCAGAGCAGCTCTACTTCCTATTTAGTCCTGGACTTTATTGGGGAAGGCACCTTCGAAAAAAACATAGCATCCCGAAACCTCTCGACAGATGAGGAGGTGGCTGTAAAAATtctaaagaaagacacaaagtcCGCCCAGGGCACTAAGCATGAG gttACCATGTTGAACCTCACCAGGGGCCTGGATGTAGATCGCACCAACATGGTCAGGTTCTATGAAGAGTTCCAGCACATGGAAAAGACCTGTTTGGTATTTGAGAGGCTGGACTTAAGTCTCTTTGACCTGATATTGCAGCGGGACTGCCAGCCCCTTCCTCTATATGAGATCCGCCCAGTTGCCAAGCAG ctcttggTGGCCCTGGACGCCCTGAAGGTTCTTGGTGTCCTGCATGCGGACATCAAACCCGACAACATAATGTTCATCAATATGCAGGATCAGCCACTCAGGGTCAAGCTGATTGAGTTTGGCTGTGCCTTGATAGCTTCCAAAGTCAAAGTGGGGATGTACATCCAGCCGTATGGGTACAG GGCTCCAGAAATCTCTCTTGGCCTTCCATTTTCAGAGGCCGTTGATGTGTGGGGGGTCGGGTGCACTTTGGCGTTCCTCTACCTGGCTGAACACCTGTTTGACATTGACTGCGAATATCAAATG ATGAAGTGCATAGTTACACTGCTGGGCCAGCCACAGGACAAGCTGCTCCGTACAGCCAGCGGTTCTTTATTGAAGAGGAGGTTGAAGGTGCTTCTTCATGGAGACTGA
- the LOC138407204 gene encoding homeodomain-interacting protein kinase 3-like, whose protein sequence is MSSRGPPGDSSAASVAKTPDIAVCDVLRSSSTSYLVLDFIGEGTFGKITASRNLSTDEEVAVKILKKDTKSTKGTKHEVAMLNLIRGLDVDRTNMVRFYEEFQHMEKTCLVFERLDLSLFDLILQRDCQPLPLYEIRPVAKQLLVALDALKVLGVLHADIKPDNIMFINMQNQPLRVKLIDFGCALIASKVKVGMYIQPYGYRAPEISLGLPFSEAVDVWGVGCTLAFLYLAEHLFDIDCEYQMIKSIVTLLGQPQDKLLHAGKYSQRFFIEEEVEGASSWRLMTAEEFTAATKVKTENSRFVSLPSSLSDLIDSEATEMEDHTEFVSLLAELLNVDGDERISPHQALQKPFIMSNLREDVDRGECPTTSQTEMRVCPTEDSVHCLTTDSGYDKVSGDSVKNLHCTVPSCLPLQPMTPVTSPALLSRDTTRSSPSIEEVSPWCTEEAVDVPSAATASLRGYRKLLRRIWKFFLYLTSCCRPKVED, encoded by the exons ATGTCATCGAGGGGACCTCCAGGAGATTCATCTGCGGCCTCAG TTGCAAAGACACCTGACATTGCGGTCTGCGATGTGCTTCGGAGCAGCTCTACCTCTTATTTAGTCCTGGACTTTATAGGGGAAGGCACCTTTGGCAAAATCACAGCATCCCGAAACCTCTCCACAGATGAGGAGGTGGCTGTAAAAATtctaaagaaagacacaaagtcCACCAAGGGCACTAAGCATGAG gttGCCATGTTGAACCTCATCAGGGGCCTGGATGTAGATCGCACCAACATGGTCAGGTTCTATGAAGAGTTCCAGCACATGGAAAAGACCTGTTTGGTATTTGAGAGGCTGGACTTAAGTCTCTTTGACCTGATATTGCAGCGGGACTGCCAGCCCCTTCCTCTATATGAGATCCGCCCAGTTGCCAAACAG ctcttggTGGCCCTGGACGCCCTGAAGGTTCTTGGTGTCCTGCATGCGGACATCAAACCCGACAACATAATGTTCATCAATATGCAGAATCAGCCACTCAGGGTCAAGCTGATTGACTTTGGCTGCGCCTTGATAGCTTCCAAAGTCAAAGTGGGGATGTACATCCAGCCGTATGGGTACAG GGCTCCAGAAATCTCTCTTGGCCTTCCATTTTCAGAGGCCGTCGATGTGTGGGGGGTCGGGTGCACTTTGGCGTTCCTCTACCTGGCTGAACACCTGTTCGACATTGACTGCGAATATCAAATG ATCAAGAGCATAGTTACACTGCTGGGCCAGCCACAGGACAAGCTGCTCCATGCTGGCAAGTACAGCCAGCGGTTCTTTATTGAAGAGGAGGTTGAAGGTGCTTCTTCATGGAGACTGATG ACCGCAGAAGAATTCACAGCTGCCACCAAGGTGAAGACAGAGAACAGCAGATTTGTAAGTCTGCCGAGCTCTCTGAGCGACCTGATTGAT TCAGAGGCCACGGAGATGGAGGACCACACAGAGTTTGTGTCTCTCTTAGCAGAGTTGCTGAATGTTGACGGGGATGAGAGGATCTCTCCTCATCAAGCTCTGCAGAAGCCCTTCATCATGAGCAACCTGAGAGAGGACGTCGACAGGGGAGAATG TCCGACCACCTCTCAAACTGAAATGAGGGTCTGCCCAACTGAGGACAGCGTCCACTGTCTAACCACAGACAGTGGCTACGACAAAGTCTCCGGGGATTCTGTCAAGAATCTTCACTGCACAGTGCCATCATGTCTTCCACTGCAGCCAATGACACCAGTGACCTCTCCTGCCTTACTGTCCAGAGACACCACCAGGTCATCACCTTCCATTGAGGAAGTCTCTCCCTGGTGTACGGAAGAGGCTGTAGATGtcccctctgcagccacagcctccTTGCGCGGCTACAGAAAGCTGCTGAGAAGAATCTGGAAATTCTTCTTATACCTCACAAGCTGCTGCCGCCCAAAAGTGGAGGACTGa